DNA from Agathobaculum sp. NTUH-O15-33:
CCGAATACCGCGTTGCCGTTCGCCACGGTGGATACCATGTACTTGGGCACGCCCACCGGCAGCGCCTGCATGGCCGCGGTCGCGATGACCGTGCCCTGCACGCCGCCGACCGAGATCACGCCGTCCAGCCCGCCGTTTTCATGCATGCTGAGCAGCTTGCCGCGCAGCGCCTGCTGCATTTCAGCGATCGCCTCGTCCTTGCCGAGGCGGGCGAACGCCGCCGCGCTGAAGCCGGCTTCCTCCAGCAGCTCTTCCGCCCGGATATTGGCCATGATACCGCCGGAGGGCCGCAGGCTGCAATCGATCAGCACGGTCTCGCACTCGTTCTGCTCGATCAGATCGCGCAGATACGCGGCCTCCTCGTATTTGGTATCGAGCGTTGCCAGCACAGCAACCTTGTTCACATCCCTACACCCCTTTCTCGGGTACCAGCACCACCTTGATGCCCTTGTCCTCGCCGCCGCGCACAGCCTCGAACACCGCGCGGCCCTCCGAAAGCGGATATGTCGTCACCAGTTTATCAAACTGCACCACGCCGTCCCGCAGCGCTTCCAGCGCCTGCTCAAAGTCGGACATGTAATGGCACTGGCAGCCGTACGCGGTCAGCTCGCGGCTCACCAGCTGGCGGAAATTCACTTCGGTAAAATCATGACCCATGGCGATAAACAGCAGCTCGGCGCCCGGGCTGATCACGCGGAACGCCTGTTCGCGCACCGCCGAAATGCCCGCGCAGTCGACGCAAAGATCGACCTTTTTGCCGCCGGTCATTTCCATCACCGCCGCCTCGACGTCCGCCGTGCGGGAATCGACCGTGATCGTCGCGCCGATCTCCTTTGCCGTTTGCAGGCGGCCGGGCACCACATCCACCACGGCGACGTTCTTGGAGCGGGAAATCGCAATGGACGCGGCCAGCAGGCCGATCGCGCCCGCGCCGAAGATCACCACGTTTTGGAACGTTTTCTGCCGCAGGCGGTTAAAGCCGTGAATCACGGTCGCGAGCGGCTCGGAGATCGCGGCCTCCAGCGCGGAAACGCCCTTAGGCACGCGGATCAGGTAACGCGCGTCCACCGAAACCCTTGCGGCAAAGCCGCCCGGCAGCTCCGCGCCGTACAGCTCGGCGTTCGGGCAGAGATTAAAGCGGCCCTGCTCGCACATATCGCACTTGCCGCAATAGGTCATGGTCTCCACCGTGACCGCGTCGCCCACCTGAAAGCCGGTCACGTCGTCCGCCATTTCGGCGATCGTACCGGCAAACTCATGGCCGAACAAGATCGGAAAGCGCCAAGTGCTTTCCGCGCCGCGCACCACGTGCATGTCCGATCCGCAGATGCCGCAGCCGGCGACATCCAAGATTACGTGGCCGGGCTTGAGCTGGGGCTCGGAAACATCGATCCATTCGATCGAACGATCCGCGTTGATGACTAGGCCCTTCATAATGCACTCCTCCATTTATCCCGTGGGTGAATCGATATTTGATTGGCTGAAAGCCATTGTTTTCTAAGTTTCGCGGCCCACTCCGGCCGGGGCGGTTTGCGCCGCCCCGGCCAAAGCGCCGGTGTGGGAGAGTTTGCCCCAAATGGGCAGAGAAGAATGAGAAAGAGAATGAAAAACAGGTAAGTTTAGGGGTATTGCGCAACGCCAAGATGATAGGTATCGTGCGTCATCAGCACATGGTCGGTATCCTCCGCGCGCTCCATCACCAGTTCGATGCTGTGCCACAAATCGATCATGTTGCAAAAACGGCCGGGCGGCGTGATCGGCCAGCCCTTTTGCGGCTCCGGACGCATATTGTCCCGGAGGAACATCAGGTCGCCCACCAGATAGTAAACGCCGTTTTCCGTCTGCACGGATACCGCCATGTGTCCCGGGGAATGCCCCGGCGTGGGGATCATGCGGATGCCCTCGAACACCTCGGTCTCGCCGTCCAGCAGCGTGAACGTCCGGCCCGCGAAGGGCGGCGTCAGCCCGGTCGCCGCCGGGTATTCGTAGGAAGCCCAGTAGAAGGGCAGCGGGTCGTTCGCAAACTCATATTCGATCCGGCTGGCGTACAGCGCGGCGTCCGGGAACTTCTCCAGATTGGAGCAATGGTCCCAGTGCAGATGCGTGAACAGGATCGCGTCGATGTCGCGGGGCGCAATGCCTTCCGCCGCGAGCAGCGCGTCGATCGCCCGTCCCTCCTCCTGCAAGCCGTCATGATGGTATTTCACCGAACGCTCGGTGTCCGCCATGCCGGTATCGACCAGATATTTTTTTCCGCCGCCTTCGATCAGGAATGCGAACACCGGCAAATCGAGAATGGTCCCGTGCCCGTTCCGGAAGGTGGCGTAGTCGCCCTTATCCAGATACTGGTGTCCCGTGTTCAGCGGACGGATGGTGTAATTCATACACCTTCCTCCCGACACACGCGCTCCATCTCCGCGATCGCGAGCTCATGCTCATGTACCAGCGTGTCGTGATCGCCGAACGGCTCATACCAAGCCGCCGGATTGCGGGCCGCGCCCTTGGCGTCGCCCAGTTCCAGACAATAGGGGCCGTCGTAGCTCACGTCGGCCAGCGCGCGCATGAGAGCGTTGAAATCGTTCTTGCCCTTGCCCGGCCGCCAGTGCACGTTGCTCAGGCCGTGGTTATCGGCCAGCTGCACATTGAAAATATGTTTGTTGACGCGGTAAGCAAAAATTTCAGCCAGCTCGCCCACCATCGTCAGGTTGGCCACATCATAGGTCACGCCCACATTGTCCTCGCCCAGCTTTTCAAGCAGGCGCAGCACGGCGTCCGTATTGCGCGCCCAAGAGGTGGGCTGGTTCTCGATCGCCAGCTTCATGCCCTTTTCGCGGCAGACGGCGGCGAACTGATGCAGCGTATCGAGATAATCCTCGTAGTTTTGTGCAAAATCGGGATTGTCCGGCAGCTTTACCTCCCAGACCTGCATGCTGGGCTTGTAGTGCTCGTCGATGATCTCCACATCGAACGGATAGGACGCCGCGACCGTGATGAGCTTGGCGCCGAGCGCTTCGGCAATGTCCGCCGCCCGGCGAAAATCGCGGACAGCCTGTTCCCGCTCGCTCTTATCCACGCTGGAAGCGCCCTGCGGCGTTACGTTCAGCGCGGTCAGCGCCAGTCCGGTTTGTGCAAGCTGCGCTTTCAGCGCGCTCACGCGTTCGTCGGTATAATACTGTGCAAGCTCTTCGCGGGTGCGAATGCGCAGCTCCACGCCCTTGCATCCGGTTTTTGCGATCGATGTGATCGCGTTTTCATAAGGGGGCGCCCAGTCAAACGCCCATACGGCAGCCGAATAGACCATGTTATCTCCTCCTAAATTATTCAGTATTTATACGAGCGTCAGGCCCTCTTCCCGGCAGATCTGCTTTAAGAACTGCTCGGTCAGCTTGTACTCCTTCGCAATACGCACGGGATCGGCGTTAGCGGGCTTGGCCAGCGGGTCAACCGGCTCGAACGGGCTGGACGGCAGGCCGGCCGCGCCGGGCACGTCCTCCAGCTCCACGGTGATGTTGCCGTCATAGCCGATGGCCTTCAGCGCGCGGAAGAACGCGTTCCAGTCGATCTTGCCCTTGCCCGGCCGCCAATGGCCGTTGGTCAGGCCGTCGTTATCCGAAACATGCACGCCGAACACATGGCCCGCCAACCGGTACGCGACCTGATCGGGCATTTCGCCCATCGGGAACAGGTGGCTGGGATCGATGTTCATGCCGACCCGGTCGGAGCCGACATGCTCCAGAATGCGCAGCATGGAATCGGCGTTCTTCATGTAGCGGTGGGGATGCGGCTCGAAGGCCAGACG
Protein-coding regions in this window:
- a CDS encoding zinc-dependent alcohol dehydrogenase; its protein translation is MKGLVINADRSIEWIDVSEPQLKPGHVILDVAGCGICGSDMHVVRGAESTWRFPILFGHEFAGTIAEMADDVTGFQVGDAVTVETMTYCGKCDMCEQGRFNLCPNAELYGAELPGGFAARVSVDARYLIRVPKGVSALEAAISEPLATVIHGFNRLRQKTFQNVVIFGAGAIGLLAASIAISRSKNVAVVDVVPGRLQTAKEIGATITVDSRTADVEAAVMEMTGGKKVDLCVDCAGISAVREQAFRVISPGAELLFIAMGHDFTEVNFRQLVSRELTAYGCQCHYMSDFEQALEALRDGVVQFDKLVTTYPLSEGRAVFEAVRGGEDKGIKVVLVPEKGV
- a CDS encoding N-acyl homoserine lactonase family protein, with translation MNYTIRPLNTGHQYLDKGDYATFRNGHGTILDLPVFAFLIEGGGKKYLVDTGMADTERSVKYHHDGLQEEGRAIDALLAAEGIAPRDIDAILFTHLHWDHCSNLEKFPDAALYASRIEYEFANDPLPFYWASYEYPAATGLTPPFAGRTFTLLDGETEVFEGIRMIPTPGHSPGHMAVSVQTENGVYYLVGDLMFLRDNMRPEPQKGWPITPPGRFCNMIDLWHSIELVMERAEDTDHVLMTHDTYHLGVAQYP
- a CDS encoding sugar phosphate isomerase/epimerase family protein, yielding MFRWTPPYEGAIDQIALLGWKGVELTVWSEEAMQYYTPEKNRELRRQIADRGMELTGVFFGMSGSSDAEAAKRDEFVEFFKRATDIGNQLGSPKMIICAPPPFEFAYPKEMGRPNIQTFSLDIPKGLDFDRNYEDFICSVRKLADVCEELDNRLAFEPHPHRYMKNADSMLRILEHVGSDRVGMNIDPSHLFPMGEMPDQVAYRLAGHVFGVHVSDNDGLTNGHWRPGKGKIDWNAFFRALKAIGYDGNITVELEDVPGAAGLPSSPFEPVDPLAKPANADPVRIAKEYKLTEQFLKQICREEGLTLV
- a CDS encoding sugar phosphate isomerase/epimerase family protein; the encoded protein is MVYSAAVWAFDWAPPYENAITSIAKTGCKGVELRIRTREELAQYYTDERVSALKAQLAQTGLALTALNVTPQGASSVDKSEREQAVRDFRRAADIAEALGAKLITVAASYPFDVEIIDEHYKPSMQVWEVKLPDNPDFAQNYEDYLDTLHQFAAVCREKGMKLAIENQPTSWARNTDAVLRLLEKLGEDNVGVTYDVANLTMVGELAEIFAYRVNKHIFNVQLADNHGLSNVHWRPGKGKNDFNALMRALADVSYDGPYCLELGDAKGAARNPAAWYEPFGDHDTLVHEHELAIAEMERVCREEGV